The following is a genomic window from Motilibacter rhizosphaerae.
CCCCCGTCTCATGACCTACCACTGTGCGTACACACACAGACACGGAAGGTGTGGTCAACGTGCGAGGAGCTTCATCCCGTCGCCACCGGGCGGCCGGAGCAGTGCTGGCAGCGGTCGCTGCGGCGGCCGGGGGCGCGACGGCCGCGCCCGCCCACGCCAGTACGCCCGTCAGCGCCCCGTCGGGCACCGAGGACGTCATCGTCAGCGGTCAGCCGGGCGCCCTGTCCCAGGTGGAGGCGGCGGTGCGGGCCGCGCACGGCACGGTCCGCTCCACCCTCCCCGTCATCGCCGGCGTCAGCGCCCGCGTCCCCGCCGCGGCGGTCGCGCAGCTGCGCCAGGCGCCCGGGGTGCGCGCCGTCACGGAGGACGCCCACGGCCACCTCATGGCCGTGGATCCGACCCTGGGCTACGACGTCCAGAAGGACCCGGGCTCGCTCTTCCTCGCGGCGCAGGTCGTCCACGCCAACACGGTCTGGGGCAAGGGCGTCACCGGCAAGGGCGTCGACGTCGCGCTCATCGACTCCGGCGTCGCGCCGGTCCAGGGCCTCACGAGCGGCAACGTCGTCGTGGGCCCCGACCTCTCGTTCGAGTCGCAGTCGCCGGCCCTCGTCGGCAAGGACACCTTCGGGCACGGCACCCACATGGGCTCGATCATCGTCGGCCGCGACGCGGCCGCGACGGGCTCGGTCTACGCCAAGGCGGACAGCCACCAGTTCGTCGGCATCGCGCCCGACGCGCGGCTCGTCAGCATCAAGGTCGCCGCGAGCGATGGCGCCGCGGACGTCTCGCAGGTCATCGCGGCGATCGGCTGGGTCGCTCAGCACGCGCACACCGACGGCTTCAACATCAAGGTGCTCAACCTGTCCTACGGCACCAACAGCGCGCAGGACCCGTCGGTGGACCCGCTCGACTACGCCGTCGAGCAGGCCTGGAAGGCGGGCGTCACCGTCGTCGTCTCCGGCGGCAACGACGGCACGACCCACCCGGCGCTCGCCGACCCCGCCAACGACCCGATGGTCGTCGCCGTCGGCGCGGACGACCCCAACGGCGACCCGGCGGTCGGCAACGACACCATCCCGGACTTCTCCCAGCACGGCACGGCGCTGCGCTCGGTCGACGTGGTCGCCCCCGGGGTGCACGTGCTCGGCCTGCGCCTGCCCAACGGCTCCATCGACCAGGACAACCCCGGCGCCCGCGTCGGCAGCCGCTTCTTCCGCGGCTCGGGCACCTCGCAGGCGGCGGCCGTCGTCTCCGGCATCGCGGCGCTGTACGCGTCGAAGTACCCGACCGCGACGCCGGACCAGATCAAGGACGCGCTGAAGAAGAACGCGGACTCGCCGACCTACACGAAGAAGCTCTTCACGGGCCTCGGCGTCCCCAACGCCGACAAGATGCTCGGCTACAAGCCCAACCCGCTGGCCGTCCAGGCCGGCGTGGCCAGCGGCCTCGGCAGCCTCGACGCGGCCCGCGGCGGCTCGTACGTCACCGACGGCGTCAGCACGCTGACCGGCGAGGTCGACATCTTCGGCCGGCCGTGGAACCCCGGCGCCTGGGCGCTCGCCACCGGCACCGGCACCGCCTGGTCGGGCGGCTCCTGGCTCGGCACGACGTTCACCGGAGGTGCCCTGGGCGCCGACGGGAACTGGACCCAGGCCGCGTGGACCGCGACCGACTGGAACTCGCGCAGCTGGCGCGACAGCGGGTGGGACAGCCGCAGCTGGCGCGACAGCGGGTGGGACAGCAGGAGCTGGCGCGACAGCGACTGGACGAGCCTGAGCTGGCGCTCCGCCGGCTGGGACAGCGTCAGCTGGCGCACGGGCGGGTGGTCCGACGCGAGCTGGGCCGACGCCAGCTGGTCCTGATGCAGCTGGTCCGGTAGCACCGAGCCGTCCCCCTCCCCGCACCCGGGGAGGGGGACGGCTCGTCCCTGTCGGAGGGGTCCGGCTCAGACCGGGCGCCGCCCTGCCGACAGGGGTGACGACGAGAGGGGGGGACCGTGGTCGCGACAGCCGAGCGGGGGCGGCGCCCCCGCCTGCCCTCGCGCGAGACGCAGCTCGTGCTGCTCCTCACCGTCCTGCTGGTCGCCGGCGCCGTCGCGGCGTTCCGGCTGGACCCCGCGCTGACGCCGCCGTCGCCGCACCTGCCGGTCCACCTGGAGTGGTGGTCGGTCGCCCCGCTCTTCCTCGTGACCGAGCTGACCCTGCTCCACATCCAGGTACGGCGCGAGGCCCTCGCCGTCTCCATGGGCGAGCTGCCGATGGTGCTCGCGCTGTTCTTCGCCACCCCGGGCGACCTGCTGGTCGGCCGCTGCGTGGGCTGCCTGGCCGGGTACCTCATCCAGCGCCGGCCCCCGCTGAAGTGCACCTTCAACCTCGCCATGGTCGCCTCCGAGGCGGCGCTCGCCGAGGTGGTCTTCGTCGCGCTGGGCGGGACGCCGGGGGCCAAGGGGTTCACGGCCTCCCTCGCGACGTACGCCGCCGTCCTCGGCGCCAACGCCGTCAGCGCGCTGTCCCTCGGGCTCGTCATCGCGGTCTACGAGGGCGGCCTTCGTGTCCGCGCGCTCGTGCTCGACGCGGTGACCGGGCAGCCCGCCGCACCAGTCGTCATCACCCTCGCCCTCGTCGCGGTGGCGACGCTGCAGGCCGGCCTGCAGAACGTGTGGCTGCTCGTGGTCGCGGGCGCGCTGGTCGTCGTCGCGTACCGGGCGTACGCCGCGCTGTTCGACCGCCACCTCAGCCTCGAGCGGCTCTACCGCTTCAGCCAGCTGGTCACGAGCTCGCCGGAGATCGACGAGGTCCTCGTCAGCGTGCTCAGCGAGGCCAAGGACCTGCTCCACTGCGAGCACGTCGAGATCACCGTGACCGACGTCGGCGGCGACGGCCGTACGGCCCGGATCACGCTCACCCCGAACGGCCGGCTGCGCCGCACCGAGCAGGACGACGAGGCCGCCCGCTGGGTGCTGCGCCGCGTGCTCGAGGAGGGCGACGCGCTGCTGCTGCCGCGCGGCACCCGCGAGACCGAGGAGCTCGCGTGGCTCCAGCGCCACGACCTCCGCGAGGCGGTCGCGGTGCCGCTGCGCGGGAGCGCCGGCACCGTTGGCGTGCTCGTCGTCGCGGACCGGCTCGGCGACGTCCGAACCTTCGACGAGCAGGACGTCCTGCTGCTCGAGACGGTCGCCAACCACGCGAGCGTCGCCCTGCAGAACGGCACGCTGGTCAACCAGCTGCGCCACGAGGCCAACCACGACGCCCTCACCGGGCTGCCGAACCGCGCGCAGTTCCAGCGACGGCTCGGCGCGGTGCTCGACGCCCTGCCCGACGATCCGGCGGGCGTCTCGCTGTCGGTCATGCTGCTCGACCTCGACGGCTTCAAGGACGTCAACGACACCCTCGGCCACCAGCAGGGCGACCGGCTCCTCGTCGAGGTCGGCCGGCGGCTGCTCACCGCCGCCGGGCCCGACGCGCTCGTCGCGCGCCTCGGCGGAGACGAGTTCGCCGTGCTGCTCGAGCCGTGCCCCTCGGAGGACCGTGCCGTCGGCGTCGCCGGCCGGCTGCTGTCCGCCCTGGAGCAGCCCATCGCGCTGGACGAGATGCAGGTCCAAGTCGGAGGGTCGATCGGCGTCTCCCTCGGCCCGCTGCACGGCAACGACCCCAGCGCGCTGCTCAAGCGCGCCGACCTCGCGATGTACGACGCGAAGGCCTCCGTCCGCGGCCTCAGCGTCTTCTCCGCCGACATGGACCGCGGGTCCTCCCGGCGGCTCACGCTCGTCGGCGAGCTCCGCGCCGCCCTCACCGCGGGCGATGTCTTCATGCACGTGCAGCCGAAGGGCCACCTGCGCACGGGTGACGTCGACACCGTTGAGGTGCTCGTCCGCTGGAAGCACCCCGAGCTCGGCATGGTGCCGCCCGACGAGTTCATCCCGGTCGCCGAGCGCAGCGGCCTCATCGGCCTGCTCACCGCCCAGGTGCTCGACGCCTCGCTGAAGGCCTGCGCGTCCTGGCTGGCCGAGGGCGTCGAGGTCGGCGTCGCGGTCAACCTCTCGACCCGCAGCCTGCTCGACGTCGAACTGGTCGACGACGTGGCCCGGCGGCTCAAGCGCCACGGCGTACCGGCCCGGCTGCTGACCCTGGAGATCACCGAGGGCGGCGTCATGTCCGACCCCGAGCGCGCGATCGGCCTGCTGCGCCAGCTGCGCGAGCTCGGCGTGCGGCTCTCGGTCGACGACTTCGGCACGGGCTACTCGTCGCTGTCCTACCTCAAGCAGCTGCCGGTGCACGAGGTGAAGGTCGACAAGTCGTTCGTCACCAACGTGCTCACGAGCGACGACGACGCCGCGATCGTGCGGTCGGTCATCGACCTCGGCGGGAACCTCGGCCTCGAGATCGTCGCCGAGGGCATAGAGGACCAGGCGACGTGGGACTACCTCGCCTCGCTCGGGTGCACGTACGGGCAGGGCTGGCACCTCGGCCGCCCGATGCTGCCGCAGGACTTCCTGCCGTGGCTGCGTGCGCGGGAGGGCGCGGGGCTGCTGCCCAGCGGCTGACCGTGGGCTGACGGTCGGCTGACCCCACCCCGTGATCATGCACGTCCTGGGCGCGCAGGATCACGCCCAGAGGAGGCGCTCGGCCGCGTCCCAGTCCGCACTGCTGCCGGCCGGTTCGTAGCGCCGGGTCGCCTGCGTCTCCAGCAGCAGCCGGCGCAGCGCGGGCAGGTCCCCGCCGACGGCGCCGAGCGCACGTGCCTGCACCAGGACGTTGCCGAGTGCCGCTGCCTCGACCGGTCCCGCGACGACCGGCATCCCGCACGCATCCGCAGCGGCCTGGCACAGCAGGGAGTTCTGCGAGCCGCCCCCCACGATGTGCAGCACGTCGACCTCGCGGTCGGCGAGCGCCTGCACCGTACGCAGCACACGGCGGTACGCGAGGGCGAGGCTGTCGATGATGCAGCGCACGTGCTCGGCCGGCGTCCGAGGCGCATCACCCGAGACGGCGAGGGACGCGGCACGGATCCGCGCGGGCATGTCCCCCGGCGGCAGGAACTCCGGCGCATCCGGGTCGACGACCCAGCGCAGCCGCGGGAGCGCCGCCGCCTCGGCCAGCAGGCTCGCCAGGTCAGGGGCGTGGCCCTCGTTCGTCCAGGTGCGCAGGCACTCCTGCAGCAGCCACAGGCCCATGACGTTGCGCAGGTAGCGCACGGTCCCGTCGACGCCGAGCTCGTTGGTGACGTTGGCCTCACGGCTGGCTGTCGTCAACACGGGTGCCTCGAGCTCGAGCCCCACCAGCGACCACGTGCCGCACGAGACGTACGCCGTCCGCCCGTCCGCCATCGGCACACCGACGACGGCCGAGGCCGTGTCGTGGGAGGCGACTGCGATGACCGGGACACCCGCCGGAGCGCCGGTCCCAGCGACCGCGTCCGGCATGACCGCGCCGAGCACGGCGCCGGGCTCGACGAGGTCGGGCAGCAGCGAGCGGCGGATGCCCAGCTGGGCGACGAGCTCGTCGTCCCAGGCCCTGCGCGTGACGTCGAGCAGCTGCGTCGTCGACGCGTTGGTCACCTCGGCGACATGCGCGCCGGACAGCCACGAAGCGAGCAGGTCCGGGATGAGCAGCAGCTGGTCGGCCGCGGCGAGGGCGGCGCTGCCCTGCGCCGCGACGAGCTGGTAGGCCGTGTTGAACGGCAGGAACTGGATCCCGGTCGTCGCGTAGACGCGCTCGGCCCCGACGTCGGCGAGCACCTTCTCGAGCACCCCGTCGGTGCGGGAGTCGCGGTAGTGCACGGGGTTCCCGAGCAGCGCGCCGTCTGCGTCGAGCAGCCCGTAGTCCACGGCCCAGGAGTCGATGCCGACGCCGTCGAGCCGACCGGCCGTCCCGGCGGCGCGGCGGAGTCCCTCCAGCATCCCGCGGTGGATCGCGAGGATGTCCCAGTGCAGGGTCCCGCCGACGCGTACGGGCTCGTTGGCGAAGCGGTGCGCCTCATGGAGCTCCAACCGGTCCGCGCCGACGGTGCCGGCCATCACCCGGCCGCTGGAGGCACCGAGGTCGACGGCAGCGACCGTCACGTCCTGTGGCACAGCAGGTCCTCGCTCTTCACGCGTCAGGGGAGCCGCCGCACGCGCCACCCGTTCCCAGGCCGGTGGCGCGCTGCGGCGGCGGCTAGCGGAGGAACGCGGCAGCGACGCCCGCGTCGACGGGGATGTGCAGACCCGTGGTGTGGGTCAGCTCCCCGCCGGTGAGCGCGAAGACCGCGTTCGCCACGTGGTCCGGCAGGACCTCGCGCTTGAGCAGGGTGCGCTGCGCGTAGAACGCGCCCAGATCCTCCTCGGGGACACCGTAGACAGCGGCGCGCGAGGCGCCCCAGCCCCCGGCGAAGATGCCCGAGCCGCGGACGACCCCGTCGGGGTTGATCCCGTTGACGCGGATCTGGTGCTCCCCGAGCTCGGCCGCGAGCAGCCGGACCTGGTGCGCCTGGTCGGCCTTGGCCGCGCCGTACGCGACGTTGTTGGGTCCGGCGAACAGGCTGTTCTTGCTGGAGATGTAGACGATGTCGCCGCCCATCCCCTGCTGCACCATGATGCGGGCCGACTCCCGGGCCACGAGGAACGAGCCCTTCGCCATCACGTCGTGCTGCAGGTCCCAGTCGCGCTCGGTGGTCTCCAACAGCGGCTTCGAGATCGAGAGCCCGGCGTTGTTGACGACCAGATCGACTCCGCCGAACGCGAGGACGGTCGCGCGCAGCGCAGCCGCCACCTGCTCGGCGTCGGTGACGTCGGCGACGACGGGCACGGCGACGTCCGGGCCGCCGATCTCCTCGGCGACAGCGGCTGCGTTCTCGGCGTTGAGGTCGGCGATGACGACGCAGGCGCCCTCGGCGGCGAGCCGCTGGGCGACCGCCTTGCCGATGCCCGAGCCGGCGCCCGTGACGAACGCGACCCGGGTGGCGAGCGGCTTCGGCTTGGGCATCCGCTGGAGCTTGGCCTCCTCCAGCGCCCAGTACTCGATGCGGAACTTCTCGCTCTCCTCGATCGGGGAGTAGCTCGACACCGCCTCGGCGCCGCGCATGACGTTGATGGCGTTGACGTAGAACTCGCCGGCCACGCGGGCTGTCTGCTTGTTGGCACCGAAGGAGAACATGCCGACGCCCGGCACGAGCACGATCGCCGGGTCAGCCCCGCGCATCGCGGGCGAGTCGGGGGTCGCGTGCCGCTGGTAGTAGGCCGCGTAGTCCGCGCGGTACGCCGCGTGCAGCTCGTGCAGCCGGCCGATGGCGTCCTCGGGTGAGGTCGTCGGAGGCAGGTCGAGGACCAGCGGGCGCACCTTGGTGCGGAGGAAGTGGTCCGGGCAGCTCGTGCCGAGCGCCGCGAGCCGGGGGTGCTCGGCGCGCCCCAGGAAGTCCAGCACCACGTCGCTGTCGGTGAAGTGCCCCACCTGCGGGCGGTCCGTCGACGCCAGCCCGCGGATGACCGGCGCCAGTGCGGCGGCGCGGAGGCGGCGCTCCTGCTCGGGGAGCGGCGCGTACCCCTCGAGGAGGGGGCCGAAGGGCTCCGCCTTGCCGTGCTCCTCCAGGTACGCCGCCGCCCGCGCGATGATCTCGCGGGAGCGCTGCTCGCACTCCTCGCTCGTGCTGCCCCAGGCGGTGATGCCGTGGCCGCCGAGGATGCAGCCGATCGCCTGTGGGTGCTGGCGCTGGATCGCCGCGATGTCGAGGCCGAGCTGGAAGCCCGGGCGGCGCCACGGCACCCAGACCACGCTGTCCCCGAAGCACTCCTTGGTCAGTGCCTCGCCGTCGGCAGCGGTGGCGAGCGCGATGCCGGCGTCGGGGTGGAGGTGGTCGACGTGCGCCGCCTCGACCAGGCCGTGCATGGCCGTGTCGATGCTCGGGGCCGCACCGCCCTTGCCGAACAGGCAGAAGTCGAAGGCCGCGACCATCTCGTCCTCGCGCTCGACGCCGGGGTAGACGCCGACGAGGGCACGCAGCCGGTCGAGCCGCAGGACGCTGAGCCCCTTCTCGGTCAGCGTGCCGAGGTCACCGCCGGACCCCTTGACCCACAGCAGCTCCATCGGCTCGCCGGTCACCGGGTCGCGCTCGCTGCCCTTGGCGGAGGTGTTGCCGCCGGCGTAGTTCGTGTTGCGCGGGTCGGCGCCGAGCCGGTTCGACCGGCCCAGCAGGTCGTCGACCGTGCTCATGCTCCCCACCCCGCCTGGTGCCCGCCCACGCGCTCGGCGGCGATCCGCTCCTGGTAGCCCGACGCGCGGTACGCCGCGATCGGGTCGCGCTGCAGCCCCTTCTCCTCGCGCAGGTCGCCGAGGATGCCGCGCACGTCGGTGTTGTACGCGTCCATGAGCAGCCCGTTCGCGCCCAGCACGTCACCGGCGAGCTGCGCCTGGCGCAGCGCCTCCCTGTCGACGAGGAGCGCCTTCGCCACGGCCTCCTGGACGTTGAGCACCGAGCGGATCTGGCCCTGGACCTTCGGCTCGATGTTGTGGCACTGGTCGAGCATGAAGTTCACCCTCGACGACGGCAGGTGCGCGTCGGCCTCGACGATCTCGTGCATGATCCGGAACAGCTGGAACGGGTCGGCCGCGCCGACCATGAGGTCGTCGTCGGCGTAGAAGCGCGAGTTGAAGTCGAACGCGCCCAGCCGCCCCTGGCGCAGCAGCTGCGCGACGATGAACTCGATGTTGGTGTTGGGCGCGTGGTGCCCGGTGTCGAGCACGACCGTTGCCCGCTCGCCGAGCGCGAGGCAGTGGAGCAGCGAGGTCCCCCAGTCGGGGATGTCCATCGCGTAGAAGTACGGCTCGAAGAACTTGTACTCCAGCAGCAACCGGTGGTCCTCGTCCATCGCGGCGTAGATCTGCTGCAGCGAGTCGGCGAGCCGCTCCTGCCGGTCACGCAGCGAGTCCTGCCCGGGGTAGTTCAGCCCGTCCGGCAGCCAGAGCTTGAGGTCCTTCGACCCCGTGGCGCGCATGACCTCGATGCACTGCACGTGGTGCGCGACCGCCTTCGCGCGGATCGCCGGGTCCGCGTTGGTCAGCGACCCCAGCATGTACGCGTCGTCCTGGAAGACGTTCGAGTTGATCGCGCCGATCGACACCCCGAGGTCAGCCGCATGGGCAGCGAGCTTGCCGAAGTCGTCCACCAGGTCCCAGGGGATGTGCAGGGACACGCGGGGAGCCGCGCCGGTGTAGGCGTTGACCTGCGCCGCGTCCGCGAGCTTCTCGTACGGGTCCCGCGGGACACCGGGCTGCGCGAAGACCTTGAACCGCGTACCCGAGTTGCCGTAGGCCCACGACGGCACCTCGACCGTGAACTCGGCGAGTCCCTCGCGCACCGCGGCGATCGGGTCCCGTGCTGTCGTCGTCATGTCACTCCCCTGCTCCTGGTCGTGCAGTTGCTGGTCTGCCGGCACGGACCCGCGCCAGCTGCTCCTCGAGGTGGAAGACCTCCTCGAGGGGCTCCTTGCTCGCCGCGCTCTGGGCGACGAAGAACTCCGCCATGGACTCCTCCCAGCGCCGGCTGGCCTCGGTACGGGCCAGGCTGTCCTGCGCCGCAGCGAAGTCCTCGGCCTCCAGGTAGCCGACGAGGAGACCGTCCGCCCTCAGGAAGAGCGAGTAGTCCTGCCAGCCGGTCGCTGCGAGGGCCTCGAGCATGTCGGGCCACACGGCGGCGTGCCGCTCCTTGTACTCCTCCAGCCGGTCTGGCCGGACCTGCAGGGTGAAGCAGACACGCCGCACGTGCGTCTCCCGTGGTTGGCGGTACTAGAACTTGAACTGGTCGATGTTCGAGGCCTGGAACACCGTGGGCGGGCCGAGGATGACGACGCCGTCAGCGCCGATCGTGCGGCTGCCGAGCTTGCCGGCCGAGAACGACTCACCCTGCTTGCCGGTGATGGTGCCGGACGCGAGCGCCGCCCCCGCGTACGCCGCGAGGTAGCCGAGCTGCGCCGGGTCCCAGAGCGCGAACTCCTTGACCGTGCCGTCCTTGACGAACTGGCGCATCTGGTTCGGGGTGCCGAGGCCGGTCAGCTGGACCTTGCCCTTGTACTTGCTGCCCGACAGGTAGCGCGCGGCCGCAGCGATGCCGACCGTGGTGGGCGAGATGATGCCCTTGAGGTCGGGGTAGGACTGCAGCAGTCCCTGGGTCTTCTGGAAGGACGTCTGGTCATCGTCGTTTCCGTAGGCCACGGTGACGAGCTGCATGCCGGAGTTCTCCGGCTTCTTCAGGTCGGCCTTCATGAGGGCGATCCAGGCGTTCTGGTTGGTCGCGTTGGGCGTCGCGGACAGGATCGCGATCTTGCCCTTGCCGCCGATCTCGTCCGACATCATCTTGATCTCGACGTCGGCGAGGCCCTGCGGCGTCGCCTGGTTGATGAAGACGTCGCGGCAGCTGGGCGTGGTGTCGGAGTCGTAGGTCACGATCTTCGCGCCCGCGGACTTGGCCTGCTTGAGCGCGCCGCAGATGGCGTTCGGGTCGTTCGCGGAGGTGGCGATGACGTTCTCGCCCTGCTGGCTGAGGGTGTTGATGTACGACACCTGCGACGAGGCGCTGGCGTCCGAGGGGCCCGTCTCCTTGTAGGTGCCCTTGAGCTCGGCGACCGCGGCCTTGCCGCCGCCGTCGGCGACGGTGAAGTACGGGTTGTTGACCTGCTTGGGCAGGAAGGCGATCTTCAGCCCGGTCTTGTAGTCCGCTGTCGTCCCCCCGGCGGCCGCGCTGCCCGAGGCGTCGCTGCCGGTCGAGGCGGCGGCACTGCTGCCGCCGCTGGACGCGGCGCTGCTGCCGGTGTCCGTGGACGCGGCAGCCGAGCCGGCCGGTGCCGCGGCGGCACTGCCGCCCGACCCGGACGAGGCGCTGGAGCCCGAGTCCGCGCGCGAGCCGCAGGCCGAGAGGCCGGCGACGCTGCACGACAGGGCCACGGCGGTGGTGATGACGCGCAGTCTCCTGCGGGAAGCGAGCATGGGGTCGGACCTCCTTGGTCGGGCCGGCCGCCGCCGTGGCGGCCGGGGTGCACGGGGACGAGCTGGTCAGGCGGGGTTCGCGCTGCTGGCCGGCGTGACCGGGTTGGCCCCCGCCCTCCGCGAGCGCTGGGCCGTCGTGCTCCGCAGCCAGGCGGCGGCGTTGGGCAGCAGGACGGAGACGATGAGCAGCCCTCCTGTGACCACCGTCAGCGCGTCGGCGGAGACGTTGTCGAGCTGCAGGGCGTTGCGCAGCGTCCCGAGGAGCAGGACCCCGGCGACGACGCCGAGCAGCCCACCCCTGCCGCCGAAGATCGAGACGCCGCCGAGCAGGACGCCGGCGACGACCTGGAGCTCGAGGCCGTTGCCGTTGTCGGCGCGGGCGCTGGCGTAGCGGAAGGTCCAGAAGACCCCGGCCACCCCGGAGACGGCGCCGATCACGACGTACAGCCACATCTTCGTCCGGGCGACGTCGATGCCCGCGAAGGTCGCGGCGTCGGTGCTGTTGCCCATGGCGTACAGCGCACGCCCGACCGGCGTCGCGTGGAGCACGAGGGCGAACACCAGCACGAGCGCGAGGAGCGGGAGCACCACCCACGGGATGCGGGTGCCGGGCAGGAAGCCCACGGCCCCGTCCGTCCAGCCGGTCGGGAAGTCGGCGACGGCGCGGTCCCCGAGCACGACGAACGCGAGCCCGCGGTAGAGCGCCAGCGTCCCGATCGTCACGGCGAGGGACGGGAGGCCGAAGCGGGTGACGAAGACCCCGTTGACGGCCCCGAGCAGCGCGCCGAGCAGGACGCAGAGCACCACGATGAGGGTCAGGGGCAGCGTCGTGTCCGCCCACATCTTGCCGGCGGCCGCGCTGACGAGACCGAGCGTGCTGGCGACCGAGAGGTCGATCTCGCCGGTGATGACGACGAGCGTCATCGGCAGGGCGATCAGCGCGATCGGGACCAGGTCGAGCAGCAGGAAGCCCCAGTTCCGCTGGCTGGCGAAGCTGTCCACGCTGCCCGAGGCGACGGCGATGACCACCGCGAGGACGACGACGACGGCGACGTCCCAGGTGAGCAGCGAGCGGCGCAGGGTGCCGGTGCGGTCAGGCGCCATGGGGGCGACCTCCTCGGAGGCTGGAGGCGAGGCGGAGGGCGAGCAGGCGGTCGAGCCCGATCGCGGCGAGGATCAGGGCGCCGTTGATGGCCTGCTGCCAGAAGGGCGTGATCTGCAGGACGGAGAGCGAGCTGCCGATCGTCGTGAGGAGCAGCGCGCCGAGCGCGGCGCCCCACACACTGCCGCTGCCACCGACGATCGCGACCCCGCCGACGACGGCCGCCGCGACGACCTGGAGCTCGATGCCGTTGCCAGCGGACGCGTCGATGGTGCCGAAGCGCGCGGCGTACATGACGCCGGCGAGACCGGCGAGCGCGCCACTGACGGCGAAGGCGGCGAACACCCTGCGCGACACGGGGATGCCGGACAGGCGGGCTGCCGTGGCGTCGGAGCCGATGGCGTAGAGCTCGCGGCCGCTGCGGTAGGACCGCAGCACGATCCCCGCCGCGACGAGGACGACGACCGCGACGATCGCGAGGACGGGTACGCCGAGCAGCGTCCGAGTCCCGAGCCGCAGGAACGACGCGGGCATGTCCGCCGCGTTGATCTGCTGGCCCGAGGCCCAGGAGTAGTCCAGGCCGCGGAAGACGTAGAGCGTGCCGAGGGTGATGACGAGCGCGGGCACCTTGGCCACGGCGATGAGCGCGCCGTTGACGACGCCGCAAGCGAGACCCATCCCGAGCCCGATGACCAACGCCACCAGGAGGTTCGCGTGCGGCCAGGTGACGAAGAACTTGCCGACCGCGAAGGCCACGAGCCCGAGGACGGACCCGACGGAGAGGTCGACGTTCTTCGTGATGACGACGCAGGTCTGCCCGATCGCGAGGATGACGAGGATCGAGGCCCCCAGCAGGAGGTCCTGGATGCTCTGCGTCTCCAGGAAGCGCGAGTTCTTCGCCGTGGTCACGGCGAGCAGCGCGACGAGCGCCACGACGATCCCGAGCTCGCGGGCGACGAACGCCCGGTGCAGCAGCGAGTCCTGCTTCGACACCGTGGCCGGCAGGGCCGGTGGTGCGGACAGCGACATCGGCGAGCTCACGCGGAGACCCCTTTCTGGCCGGTGGCGGCGAGCATCACGCTCTCCTCGTCGGCGCGGTCGCGCTGGATCTCGTCGACGAGCCGGCCCTCGTGCATGACGAGCAC
Proteins encoded in this region:
- the rhaI gene encoding L-rhamnose isomerase, with amino-acid sequence MTTTARDPIAAVREGLAEFTVEVPSWAYGNSGTRFKVFAQPGVPRDPYEKLADAAQVNAYTGAAPRVSLHIPWDLVDDFGKLAAHAADLGVSIGAINSNVFQDDAYMLGSLTNADPAIRAKAVAHHVQCIEVMRATGSKDLKLWLPDGLNYPGQDSLRDRQERLADSLQQIYAAMDEDHRLLLEYKFFEPYFYAMDIPDWGTSLLHCLALGERATVVLDTGHHAPNTNIEFIVAQLLRQGRLGAFDFNSRFYADDDLMVGAADPFQLFRIMHEIVEADAHLPSSRVNFMLDQCHNIEPKVQGQIRSVLNVQEAVAKALLVDREALRQAQLAGDVLGANGLLMDAYNTDVRGILGDLREEKGLQRDPIAAYRASGYQERIAAERVGGHQAGWGA
- a CDS encoding L-rhamnose mutarotase, coding for MRRVCFTLQVRPDRLEEYKERHAAVWPDMLEALAATGWQDYSLFLRADGLLVGYLEAEDFAAAQDSLARTEASRRWEESMAEFFVAQSAASKEPLEEVFHLEEQLARVRAGRPATARPGAGE
- the rhaS gene encoding rhamnose ABC transporter substrate-binding protein → MLASRRRLRVITTAVALSCSVAGLSACGSRADSGSSASSGSGGSAAAAPAGSAAASTDTGSSAASSGGSSAAASTGSDASGSAAAGGTTADYKTGLKIAFLPKQVNNPYFTVADGGGKAAVAELKGTYKETGPSDASASSQVSYINTLSQQGENVIATSANDPNAICGALKQAKSAGAKIVTYDSDTTPSCRDVFINQATPQGLADVEIKMMSDEIGGKGKIAILSATPNATNQNAWIALMKADLKKPENSGMQLVTVAYGNDDDQTSFQKTQGLLQSYPDLKGIISPTTVGIAAAARYLSGSKYKGKVQLTGLGTPNQMRQFVKDGTVKEFALWDPAQLGYLAAYAGAALASGTITGKQGESFSAGKLGSRTIGADGVVILGPPTVFQASNIDQFKF
- a CDS encoding ABC transporter permease; this encodes MAPDRTGTLRRSLLTWDVAVVVVLAVVIAVASGSVDSFASQRNWGFLLLDLVPIALIALPMTLVVITGEIDLSVASTLGLVSAAAGKMWADTTLPLTLIVVLCVLLGALLGAVNGVFVTRFGLPSLAVTIGTLALYRGLAFVVLGDRAVADFPTGWTDGAVGFLPGTRIPWVVLPLLALVLVFALVLHATPVGRALYAMGNSTDAATFAGIDVARTKMWLYVVIGAVSGVAGVFWTFRYASARADNGNGLELQVVAGVLLGGVSIFGGRGGLLGVVAGVLLLGTLRNALQLDNVSADALTVVTGGLLIVSVLLPNAAAWLRSTTAQRSRRAGANPVTPASSANPA
- a CDS encoding ABC transporter permease; translation: MSSPMSLSAPPALPATVSKQDSLLHRAFVARELGIVVALVALLAVTTAKNSRFLETQSIQDLLLGASILVILAIGQTCVVITKNVDLSVGSVLGLVAFAVGKFFVTWPHANLLVALVIGLGMGLACGVVNGALIAVAKVPALVITLGTLYVFRGLDYSWASGQQINAADMPASFLRLGTRTLLGVPVLAIVAVVVLVAAGIVLRSYRSGRELYAIGSDATAARLSGIPVSRRVFAAFAVSGALAGLAGVMYAARFGTIDASAGNGIELQVVAAAVVGGVAIVGGSGSVWGAALGALLLTTIGSSLSVLQITPFWQQAINGALILAAIGLDRLLALRLASSLRGGRPHGA